The DNA region TTTTACCTAGTGTCTCCTTGCAAGCAGTCTCTTTATCATATATTCGATCAAGTAACTGTTGGAACTCTGCTTCTAGTGCCTTCTTCTCTACTTCACAACATTCCAATTCTAGTTATAACCGGTTATATCTAAAATCAATTACATAACTGGctatgaatgaataaaaataagttatttgaaataaTCATTTCTATAAAACTAGTTATAGTTTTATaactatatgtattttttaaataaaaacaagttatttgaaataaaaataactataaaactggttatagttttataactagttatagttattttttaaaaattaggttTTTTGAGCAGCCCTAATTGTAGTTCTACCCCAGAACATTCTCAAACTTGGGCCTGCACAGATGTTCCTCTAGTTTCAATAAGCTTCTTTGCTGATCTCAAAGAGGCAGGGCGGGTAGAAATGACAGTGGAATCTGGAATCAAACGCTTTTTGGTATAAGGAGGGTACCAAGACACTGACTGAACATTGAACACAGGCCAACATTGTGCAAATTGGAAATAAACCAATGATAAttaagggaaagaaaaaaaaaaggtcattGCTCATCCTTTATTATGTTACTGGCATTCACAAGAATGAAAAATACATTTGCATTTTGAATACCAAACGTAGAACAGTAGAAGTGTTACGGATCCTTCATTTCCCCTTAACAAAACAGAAACTTTTTAGATGGTGAGACTCAACTAAATATTTCTGTATTTTTGTGCAACAAAGATGAGTATTCACATTGCATCAACTCTCAAGATGACTGTAATGATTTTCCTTAACATCAAGATGTGCAACAATGAGTATTCACATTGAATCAACTCTCACTAAAGTAAAGGGATTATAGGCAATCTTGAACCTGCTGAAGAGGTTTTGCATTGTAATAAACAACTGAAAGAGTTGCATGAAAGCTAGTACACTAGTAAATGAAGATAATTTCCTTTTACACTTTTCACTTTATGTGAGTTTGGggacttttttctctcttcaacTTTCTATAGAGTGCAAAAGGAGTGGTTTAACAATTAAACATTTTGATTGATGCGAGCAAATGAGGAAAAAGAAATGTGCATCAACTTGGGTACAAtgttaaaagtaaatatataaacaaaaaactcTCATGGCCAACAAATATAATAGAATGAGAATTGAGCTTATGATTGACAAAGgctgataaatgataaatcaaGAAAGTTGTAGTGACATTAAAAACCATAAGTGTCTCCGAGCTGTGATTATGATTCCGATTCCAAGTTCATGTTTTTACcatttaatttatacaaaaatgcctctattaaatcattttcatttttttgtgtggAATAAATCATGGTACTCACACAAATGCTGCAAGATTCATGCATAACCACAACATTTGGAAAGAAGAGGGTGGATGGATAACATGTCTTACCTGGTTCTTGGATGAATCAGAGTAAGAAGAATCCATAAGCTGAACATGCTTCCCTTTGTTTTTCATTGTTCCTTCTTCTTTATGTTTGTTTAGTGACACAACACAGCTATTGTTCTTACTCCTTAGTCCTTACTTATCAGTGTACTTGCCAAGAAGAGTCTATAAGGCTAAGAAGATGGTTTCTTAGGACACAAAGTACTTGCAATGTGTGCTAGATGCTGTTGTGTTGTGTATGATATGAGTACGGAATAATGTGTGATGCACACCCAATATGCTACTTAACACCTagtgagagagaaaaattataggtataataagatttataatgtaataaaaaaaagataaatatagaaaaaataaaaagtattgaagagctatttaaaattagaagatgTTTATGTATCATTACTCATAAGTAATGTTTAGAAGTTAAAGTACTATTGTCtgcttttagaataaaatttttcatattatatttgATCATGATATATATATGCACTGTAACAACAGTGACACTTTcattttttaaccaaaaatgTATGTTTGATCTTTACCAACATGtgccaaaattgaaaaaacaatcaaatatgtaattgtgtttgattgagttTATTTGTTACCTATTTCTATTAACCTTTTGTTAGTCACTCACTCTATATCTAATAGTCACATTATATTTTGATCAATTTAAGTTGAGTTGAGAGAACTTGTTAAAAGAGTTAAAAACTCTTTTcgatgtttatttttaatttccaagattaaacaaatttatttaaagataattaaattCCTTGTCACTTAGATCAATAAGTGTTGGTATAAACATATAATGTCCCAACAAAATAAAGGCTAGTTGGTCAACTTTGTTCTTGGCCTAAATCAGCAAGCAATTTCCTTAACCACGTTGCTTGATTTGCAGCAGGTTgtcaaactaaaaaatttaaggaaacTCATGAAGTTTCCATAAATTCAACTAGTAAACTCTTATGAGTAGAGAGTTTACCTACCtaacttaaaataattaaaaaaatatatgataatattaaaaaaaaagagaaactaaAATCTATCACAAATCATGATAGAAACACAGAGCAAGGATCTGCATGCCTGTACATCCGATCAGTTATCCATCCGTAGTGTTCTTAAGATGTCACAAGACTATGGTTATATTACATTTCGTGTAATGGCATATTAGAGGGATATAGGGGTTTGTCTTGAAAGTATTCCATATCAAAGCAAAGTAGCATAATCCTTATTGTTTGTTCAAAGCCCTCTATTTAGCACATATCCTTCTTCCTTCAAGATGGGTTGACAAAACAGTTCTTTTGGTGATGGGTTCATAGGCATCGTTGTGATAGAAGACGAATGACACAAGTTGACAACTAACGAAACTTCATGCTTCGACTGAGCTTTGATTGGgtagcagaaaatggaaaacgGTGAGGGTTTCATcaatttgtgtaattgatttgAACCCCAATAAAACGTTACATTTACATTGGCTTCAGAAACCGTCATGGGTATCATAAAAGTGATAAAACCAGTAGGCGTGCGGGGATTACATTTGATTTTAGACTCCCTTCTCAACTCGAGGGTTCATGCTAGTTTGTACTACTTTGCCAGAAAATAATACTGGAAGTCTAAGAATTAACTCTAGAGTTTAAAACATTGCTAGTGGAACATACTCTACTTTAGCAATTGATTGTGCCACTACATGTAATTTTTGCATTCTAGAAAATAATACTCTCCAATTctaaatataaaacttttttcttaaatttggttgtccatttttataataatctttCTAAGTTGTCttttagattaattattttttttatcaaaatgttcttaattactttataataaatgttatgaattaaaaagataaatacatTCTCTCTTATAAGAATTGAAAAACAAGACTAACATATCATCACTAATTAGGTAGagattaattaagtaaaaataaaataaaaaattatggatttcaataattataaggataattttggaaaaacaataaaaattgctAACAAATTTGATACTACTAATTAAATTAACCAACTTTATTAAAATGTGTGAAATAGTTTAAAAGAATCTTATATTTAGATATTACAGAGAATACATGGAaacaaactattaaaaaaataaagaaggacATGAACCAATTGTAACTGCATAGATTGAATTGGTCTTCATGTTATCTACACTTCCTGCCCACTCACTGTCAACATAGACATTTTAGCTTAACAACTCCTGTCTTTAAATACTAGATGCCAAAATTTGTGGTACCTTTACAGCACCCTTTTTGCAACTCCCATGAGATGATGAGAACATTGCTTGGTGAACTCGTGAACCTAGAAAGTATAATATAGTTGGAAACATCAAGTCTAGTCGTTGCCAAGTACTGTAAACTACCCACCAAGCTTCTATATGCAGAGGGCTCTTCAAGTTTCTCACCATCATTCTCAGAATTTTTCTCACTTTGTGCTATAGCAAAGTTACTACTTCTTTGCATGATTCTAACCTAGACTTCTTgagattattaacaaataacaacatattttctttgtgaaataaaataaacctgAGCTACATTGGAATACTTCCGTTCAAATGAAGTAATTCATGATGCCAAAGTTAAGACATGTCAAAGTCAAATATATCTTGCATTTCCATTTTCAACTGGccagaaaaagtaaaattactTCTTATCACAAgcatgtcatcaacataaagTGACGCTACAAGTTACAAACCacaatcattttatttcaaatacagAGTTGTTTCATTCTCACTCCTGAATCCAAGTTGGATTAAGTAAGAGTCAACTATGCTATACTAGGCCCTTGGTACTAGCTTCAAATCATAGAAATCCTCGTGTAGTCTGTAAATTGTGTTCTTGGCCAGCAACCCAGCCTTCTGGTTGCATGATTCCAAATGTTGATAGTTTTACCTTTAAACACCGGAATTATAGACGAATTGCTAGAAGTAGACATTTTCACCCAAATACCTGAAAAATAAATTGCTCAACCTCACCAATGTTTGCACTCCACCTCTTTGCCTCCAAACACAAAGAAGCCGGCTCTTATACCACAGTTAAATATCAGATttgaaaaaaaccaaaatactGGAACTAGCAGAGATAAAAATTGAAGAATACAATATTTCATAAATGAAAATGCTTATTTATAGGAACATCTTATTTACCCATAATTTTCACAAATCTACTACAAAGCATGCTATTGGGCTGGAAATAATggtaggaagaggaagaggaagaggaagaggaagagaaaggTATGTTCATTCATAAAAGTAGCAGTCGACAAATCCTAAGGTgcaaatatacaacaaaacaaGACGAAATAAAATATTCACCTTTGCCTAGTCTTGACTATTGACTAAGCTTTACTGCTATGGCTTGCAAGTTCTAACTGGACCTTCTCCCTCTAAATCCTTTATTTGCACACAAAATGTCGAAAACCAAAGCATCTACCATTAATTCTGATTTCTGAACACTCCaataaataataagattaaGCTGGTTTGtagaaaatttgtaattttaaactCACTGCACAAACACACGCATAGACACAGATAACCACACATATGCCGCGCTGCCCATCCATCCACACTTCCATCTTGTTTGGCAGCTGCCACATACTTGTAGAAAGTTAAATTGGGTTTACCATAATGAAATAGTACAGACCTGACCAATGTATTGATTGTATGCAGTTTTACACAGGGCAAGCCATGTACCACCTACATTGGAATCAACCCATTTAAAATTTGGCTATGATAATATGctttttcatttcaaaaatCACAGAGCGAATAAGATCCAGAATACAGAAGGTGATAATATGCATTTTAATATTACTCGAATCATCTTGCAATAGAACAAATAATATCAcacacaaataataacataaatataacaATCAGATCCAGAGtccagaaattaaaataatacataaccaccaacaaaatagatccaaatctagttttcagaaaataagaacaaaagaaaaagattggAGAAtagtaagaaattttttttacgtGGTCCAAAGAGAAGAGCTCAATCACAGAAGATCCGAGGGAGAAGGGCACAGAGAAAGCCAGAGAAGCTCGGACAAGAGAGTGATCCGGACTCAGGAGCATGTAATGGTAAGAATTTAGAGCCAGAAAGAGAACATACGAGGGTGAATCAGCCGCACACAGTGTGGGCGGTGATGATCAAAGAGAATTTACAAATTCTGAGTTTTGGTGTTATTTGAAATTCTctcattttactttaaaaaaaaaaaacttagaaagtgcccattatttaaaaaaatcttcgAATTTGATAccaacaatatattttaatacttgGCATTTTAAATCAAGTGATTAGACACAAGTGGTTAATATGCTGAAGTTAAgattaaatcatttaaatacTACCTGAATTCAATCTTTgacgaaaataatttttgatcAGATTTTACTTACTTTCGGATCAAACTCTAGATTAATTAAGGTCTCTTTTCTCCGATAAATCGGAgggttaagacaaaaaaaaaatcctttggaAATTGAATTTCACTCTCAAAACTTCCCACACTCTAATAGAACTAAagatgaaatatgcaataacaTAGAATCTAAAACAATAGAGCATTATTGacgataaaaaattatgttgtatTAGTTTTCTGCATCTCATAATTTACAACAATGCCTTTGGTCAGATAACACTCCATGTCCCAAATCATCCAAGATACTATCAAACTAACCATTCAGAACCTACATGGATCCACAAAAAAACATTCACCTTGTaaagtttgttttcttctattttgggAAGTAAGAAAAAACAGAGTAACAGCTAGAGTGGAAGTATCTATATAACCTATTCTGTTGAAGATGTATCACTATACGCACTATATGCTGCAGGAAAACTACTCTATATAGAAACAAGAAAGCAACATAAGTCAAAAAAAGAGATTGATAAGTGCCTCCCTTTTCACCTCTGACAACACCTCATAACCAATAAAGATGACTGCCAGCTCGCAGACTGAACGtgaaatttgcaaaaaaaatggGTTAACTGTCTATCAGAACTTAATCAATGCAATTTTATCTGTTCAGCGGTTCTAACTGGACTTCCATCCTCGCAGAGGGTTGTAACTGTTTATCTGCAATTGTTCTGGTTGGCCTCAAGAGATCAACTGAATCATCTTCCTCAAGATTACCAAGCACCCAATTGCCTCTTCCAGATATCTGCCGCTCTATTCGCTGTCTTTCATGGTATTCCAAATAAATAACAATCAATGCACCAATTAAGAACCAAATTGCCATAGCCCATTTGAGTCCATGGACATTTTCCACGTCATATCTGTCTCCTAGATGCTTCATCCCAGTAAAAAGTGCAGCAATGCCAACAACAACAGCACATCTACCAACAATTCCATGGAAATATTCCCAAATAACCCTCTTGGAGGATGCCTGCTCCCCATTTGCTGGTTTTTGAGGCCTTAGGAAAGCATTTACTGGCTGTATACAAGCCAACAATATAGTAGCAAATCCACATTTAACATGTGCTGAGCTGAAATAAAATCCCCGGAGCTCAGCCACGGCAAAAAGAAGGGCAAGTAGAACAATTACTAACCCTGAGTATTGCAAGTAAACATGAATCCGGTACCATCCATCACCCTTGAGATGTTTTAAGTACCTGGCTGCCAATATCCCTCCAGGAAGCAGGATACCCCATGCAATAAACATCATAAATCCATGCACAGCCAAAACAGGAAGCAGATCCTGCTCTGCTTCTGCTGACCCACGCATCAGGTGTACGAGGATAGGCCTATTACTTGTACTAGAATGCATATTCCTGTCAGTAAGATGATCATTAGCCCATTTAGCACCCATTGCCCAAACAACTTTGAGTGAAGTTGTGggatcaataatatttttacattccACCCTCTTTTCCAGCCTACAAGATGGGTCCAAGGGACGAGTAAACTCAAAAGTAATGATGCCATTTTCTGTTTTACATCTCACATGTGTCAAATTTTCCTTTGTGCGATGTATGCTTGAAGCATCCTTTCCATCAATCCAATAACTGTTTACATGTCCTATACCAGTATCATCAATCCAACCCACATACACATAGCTGTTCACCATTCCACTTCCAAATCCTACGGCAATATAACCACTTTTTTTCTCGCCACGAACAGCGATAGATATGGAATCCTTTGACAATGTCCAAAAGAAGGTAACCTGTTGATCATCCAAAATAACACTGTTATTATACATGTCCGATAAACCCCCATCAACCACCTCGACCTTCCAACCCATTTTCTGGTCATACAAGGAATGATAGTAGACGTGATCAGGAGTGTTCCTGTCAGGAGCCCAAACTAATTCAGTAGGGCTGGCTTGAACTCCGTGGGCCTCTGGACCTCCAGCATAAATAGTCTCAGTCAGATTCCTCGTGGTAGCATTTCCACCAAGCGGATCCGAAGTAATATAAAGTGCAACATCATGCCCGGCTTGGATCGAAAACTTGACAGGCACCCCTCTTTCCACTCTCAAGACAGGAGCTTCCTTTTTGTTGATGTAAAGAACCTTTTCAGGATTTGGAGGGTTGGGGTAATGCATTGCTGGAGCAGAAGAAACCACCAATGGAACTTTTGCATCTGCAGTGATGAGACTTTGATCTTCTTTATCTTCAGCGTCCAAGGGACCTGTACATTCATTCACATGCTCCGAGACATTCAGAACCAAATGACCATAATTCACAGCCCCATGATTCTGGGGAAGATAGTAGGGATTAATAGAATCAGGAGGCTTAATGCGCCCCAAAGCCCAAATAACCTTCATATTCGCCGAATGGTTAACAGGATGATCATACTTTTCATCGACCTTAGTCAAATGCCTGCGGTATCTGACAAAGGTCACCCCAtccttcctatgaccataaatCAACATTGAATTGTTGACTAAACCCACCCCATCAGGGCCTTCATAAAAGGAATCAGGACAAACCCCTTGAGCAACTCCATCACTATTTCTCACACACTCACTATACTTGGTAATGAAAAAATCATCCACAAATGGCATACCATCTTCCATAAACCCTGCAACAGCAATATCAGCACCAATCATGAGATCAGAATCTTCAGCACTGGAATTAGCCCAACCAAAAGCCATATAATTGGTGATCCCAGTCGCAGCCTCCAACCCAATTTCAATTGAATCCTCGGACACATTCAAAGTCCACCTCAACCTGAAATTCTTCGATAAAACCTTGCAATTCTCGAACACCGTCGGAGGTGGCGTCGTTGCCGGGGCCTCGTTGCGGAGCACGACGTGGCCGAAATCAGAGGCGGTGGCGCGATCCCAGACGGCGAGGACGTTGATCTTGCTCCAGGAAACATTGCTCAACAAATGCACATCGAAGGTGGAGTTGTTGTAGGTTCCGTTCAATCCGTCGTTGGAAACAATGAATCCAGCGGTGAGATTAACGAAATCGGAAGCCTGCGCGCCCCACCAGTGGACGTCGGAACCGGGAAGCATGTCGAATTGGGAAACCCTAAAGGAGCAATCGTCGTTGATTTTGAGCGATCCTCGGAGTTGGTGTTGAACCATTTCGAACTCAGACTCCGAATTGACGATGGAGCTGAGGCGAGTGCAATTGGGAGCAGGATCCGCATATCCGAACGAGAACAACAAATGTAAGAGAAAGGGTACTACGATGAGGGATCTGCGAAGCATGACGGGTGCAATTGCAGCACTGTCACGCAAATTCTGCGGATCCGAATCCACGGTGACGAACCTTTCAGGATCCGATCGTAACTATGATCTGTGCGCGTGGCGGAGGGGTTCAGTTCAGGTAGGTCACACGTTTGTTTGTGTTAATGTTATGTTCTGGTGGAGCAATTAACAACGTTTTCCCCGTTTTCATGAGTAAAAAATGGTGGTGTTGTATTACTATATCACTATCAGCTCATAGAATGGATCTGAAACAGTTGTCCTTAGTCAGGGTTTTGCTTGGATtcctaattttatatttgtaattcTGCATTCGTGTTTCAACTTCCAGCCAACAAAAATTACGATTAGGTTAAATAAATTAGGATTATGCATAAATATATTTGACAACAAAGTCCGTATCCGTAGAGTTCCGTCCAAACCCATCCCGACTTCTTTGATGGAAAATAAGTTTGGGTTTTATCTAATAATCAAAAGCAAGAACGGGTATAAATTTGAGATTACTCATATTTGTCCCACCACTTaagaaataacataaaaaaagtaaaaatcctAATATATATATCTAAAACCTAAACCTTCCTCATCCTAAAATATGGGACGATGTACTTCATGAGGCTAAGCCTTCCTCACTCATCTCTCTACCTCTCACCCTAAAATCATCTTCCCTTCCTTTCCGTTCTGGGTCACTAGTGCGACAAAGTCTTCCCTTCCTTCACCAGTGCGTCGAAGGTCAATGCCTCCCTTCCATCAATGCTGCAACAAAGTTTTCTCAGTCGAAGGTCATACTTAAAGTTATTATGTTCCTTTTGTGTTTTCTTACTTTCGTGTTAAGCTGGTTATGGTCCTTTCGTGTCTGCttactttattttcttagtATTATTGATCGGTAAAGTAATAATTATACTTATTTGTGGATGTGATGTTTGATTTTAAGATTTGAAACAAGATCtaaaatatgatatttgatTTTGTAAATACCAAGTTGAGAAATAAATGTTGATGACATCTTTGATGAAGTTGATGACTATTTTGATGAGGaagattattttcattttttagttatttctaATATGATGTAATTTGAACTAATGAACATTGGGTTAGTGTTTATGACTTAGTTATGTTGTTTAATATTTGGTAGATTTTGTTTACCTTAAAAATAGTAGAATCATGAAAGACAAATGTGTtagtcttaattttattttaaattttttacataatttaatattatttgctTGACAATTTATGTAGACAAATGCGTTGTAATTAATTTATCGATATATAAGTAATTACAAATAAATgtataacaatcaatttattttttttaaaaaaatcacatttttaatatatattttttacaaaaaaaatattttactaatcTAAATTAGGTATGGGGGAATACCCGATACTAACGGATACGAGAATTgagtaaataaattttaacccatCCAATGTTTGGAATGAGTATGGAAATATATTAGAGAATCAGACCTAGGGATACAATACTTATCCCCGCCCGCCCTGTCATGTCTATGCATAAAACATgattttggtgattttttttggtGCAAAAGCATGATTTTGGTGAATATTTGATGTCATttgagtaataatattaaattttttttatgagtatGCATGTAGTGTGTGTTTGATTCAGATGATATAAATCAAGAATGAaaatagaagattttttttaattaaagtaaagTATAAAAGGAGTGgggttttatagaaaaaaatataattttttgatttaaatatatttttacttctttaaatttgaataattgtttgttttccttaaacaaaaatttattagtctttcaaattttgaaaagttaCTTTTAGTCTATTTGTCCATAGTTTCATATTCTGTGatgatttttaatcataaaaaaatatatttttaatttatttaaaaaattatttttagcaattttaaatggccaaattattttattcgtttcgtaacttttttttttttacagattatgaccattttaaagaagaaaaataaaaacactgaatGTGAAATAATAGGCACTGGGTTCAATTTTGAAATCTgtaaaagaaaatctaagctTTAGCCTACTTCCATCAAGAGTTTTCAAGAATACTATACTTTTGAGTaccaaaaattattataaactcaAATTTTGGAAGCATTGCTGAAtcattataaactaaaaaacgATCGTTAGTTGTACTTATTCAAGCCCAAGTATTTCACTTGAgaggatttcataaaattatgttaaggagtatttttttctttctttcttacacAACTATATGTCTTTCTCATTTTGTAACGTATGTATTTTTCACTTTCATATCAAATGAAAttagttttctttctctttaattagttatttacttttcttaatttttattttatttaactcaTTTTTCATCAACATTTAagtataatgaattattttttaaaaataaaatactttaaaatgatctgccattaattaaattaaattttaaaattaataaattaaatacatatctctctaacaatttttttaccactaataaattaatttatggcaATCAAATAATTTccacaaataaatttattgataatttatacCGGATGCAAGTGAAATTAGTGGATGAAGGAAGGGTCTGTCTGAAATTGTCAAGAAATAAAATCGGAACTCGGAAGCGCGACACCATCCAAAACTTGCAAATAAGAATCGCATGTTATGCTGGTTAGTATGAAGGTGAATTTGAAGGGCAAAATCCCAAATGGAATGAGAAAAAATTTCTATAATTAGAGTCTCACTCTCATACTCGTTGTATGTATGGCTAcgctctctctcactctcaacTGTTGGAGTACCGTGGAACTTGCTCACACCAGATTTTCTTCTACCTTCACCTCCCTCGGTCGCAGTTAGTTCAAACTTCCTCAACCGCTTCTGCATTTATTTATTGGATTTCTGTTTATTTCGTTGTTTTATTGATGTATTTCTATTTACCCAAATTAGTAATTAGAATAGATGAATTTAAGCATAAGATTGGTGGTTTTGTGCATCATCAGGAATGCTATTTAGattttagtataaatatttttttttgaatttgcatGAAATGGATTTTAACCAATCAGGGTGGGAGTTTGGGTTAATGGATGGATAAGAGAAAGGAAAGTAGATCACCTAATTCATCTGTTTTTGTACTCTTTTATCAACATTCACGAGCCTTCACCTAATAGCTTAAACTTTTGGGATGGTTGGTTcacaagagtttttttttttttttcatagggAGTAGATATAGCATATGTTCTTTTGCCAAGAAGTCATTGAAGAAATCCAGAAGAGATGTAACAGAGGCAGCTGGAGATCTCTTAGATGATAAGTTTGTTCAGAATGACAACTTGGACACTTCTCTTAATCCAGCTGCCCCGAATTCTAACCCTTTACCTTCCAGGAGTGCTGTGCTTCAAGCTTGCATAATAACTTGTGGTCTCATAGCTGCTTTGGGAATAGTGATTCGGCAGGTGGTCTTCCTTTTATGCATTACTAGACCAGTTTCACCCTTTGCTGCACTTGCATGTTCTCAACTTTGTTGTCTATCTTAATGATAACGATATAAGCAGGATTTCATATGAAATTTATCTATGTTTTATTTAGCCATCATGGAGAGTATTTCAGTATGATTTTTTCCTTACACCAAAGTATTTGGGAAAAGTTAAATTGAGATTGAAAGTTTTATTCTTTATCACCTAATTTGTAATTGCAgacagtttttattttattctagaaAGGAGAGTTCTTAAATTTATCACAATTTGACTTGAGATTCTGAAGATTGTATAACATGGGATATCGTGTTCATTTTgtaattcattttgtttttgcaaCTTGCAGGTGTCTCATGTTGCGTCAGTGGAAGGATTGCCAGTCTTTGACTGCTCTACAGAAGTATCATGTATTACACTCATATTTTCTTAGTTCTTACTATTAGTTTGTGGTTCAGACTTACATGGATTCTCTTTCATTGGAAGGGAGTCATAAAAAGATATTGGATACCCAAGAACTATTTTTAAACTCTTaattgcataaaaataaaataactgttCTCATCAAACAAATGTGCTTTTACTGTAGACCTGTACTGACATGTGTTAAATACTTAAATGCATATGGCAATGCTGGATTTTCAAGTGGTATCTTGGGTGAAAATTGTTGATCAGGGGGttcataaatttgaatttttttttaacaaggcATGAAAGTACAACCTTTCCtgtgttttcccttttttaatatatttggaaCAAGGCTACACGCTTATGGGTATGGCTCTATTTATTGTGACATTTGCATGCATAATGACGTGAAATTAAAATCatcttattttattctaatGGAACTATAAGGCTAATGTGACTTGAACTTCTAATTGATCTACT from Glycine soja cultivar W05 chromosome 8, ASM419377v2, whole genome shotgun sequence includes:
- the LOC114421813 gene encoding cytochrome b561, DM13 and DOMON domain-containing protein At5g54830-like, with product MLRRSLIVVPFLLHLLFSFGYADPAPNCTRLSSIVNSESEFEMVQHQLRGSLKINDDCSFRVSQFDMLPGSDVHWWGAQASDFVNLTAGFIVSNDGLNGTYNNSTFDVHLLSNVSWSKINVLAVWDRATASDFGHVVLRNEAPATTPPPTVFENCKVLSKNFRLRWTLNVSEDSIEIGLEAATGITNYMAFGWANSSAEDSDLMIGADIAVAGFMEDGMPFVDDFFITKYSECVRNSDGVAQGVCPDSFYEGPDGVGLVNNSMLIYGHRKDGVTFVRYRRHLTKVDEKYDHPVNHSANMKVIWALGRIKPPDSINPYYLPQNHGAVNYGHLVLNVSEHVNECTGPLDAEDKEDQSLITADAKVPLVVSSAPAMHYPNPPNPEKVLYINKKEAPVLRVERGVPVKFSIQAGHDVALYITSDPLGGNATTRNLTETIYAGGPEAHGVQASPTELVWAPDRNTPDHVYYHSLYDQKMGWKVEVVDGGLSDMYNNSVILDDQQVTFFWTLSKDSISIAVRGEKKSGYIAVGFGSGMVNSYVYVGWIDDTGIGHVNSYWIDGKDASSIHRTKENLTHVRCKTENGIITFEFTRPLDPSCRLEKRVECKNIIDPTTSLKVVWAMGAKWANDHLTDRNMHSSTSNRPILVHLMRGSAEAEQDLLPVLAVHGFMMFIAWGILLPGGILAARYLKHLKGDGWYRIHVYLQYSGLVIVLLALLFAVAELRGFYFSSAHVKCGFATILLACIQPVNAFLRPQKPANGEQASSKRVIWEYFHGIVGRCAVVVGIAALFTGMKHLGDRYDVENVHGLKWAMAIWFLIGALIVIYLEYHERQRIERQISGRGNWVLGNLEEDDSVDLLRPTRTIADKQLQPSARMEVQLEPLNR